Below is a window of Vallicoccus soli DNA.
GCGGAGGGGCTCATGCGCCGCGCCGCGGGTGCCGCGGTGGACGTCTCCTCGGCGGGCACGGCTCCCGGCACCTCCCTCAACGCGCTGTCCGTGCAGGCGCTGGCCGAGGTCGGCGTGGACCTCGCCGGCGGCGTCCCCCGCCCGGTCACCCCGGAGCTCGTCGAGGCCGCCGACGTGGTCGTCGTCCTCGGGCGCGAGGCGCGCGTCGAGCCGGTCCCCGGGACCCGCGTCGAGACCTGGGTGACCGACGAGCCGTCCGAGCGCGGCATCGAGGGGATGGAGCGCATGCGCCTCGTGCGCGACGACATCGACCGGCGGGTGCGGGCCCTCGCCCGGGAGCTCGGCGCGCTGGGCTGAACGGGTGGACCTCGGCGCCGGTCCCGCCGGGCGGACGGGGCTGTCGGGGCTGGGCCCTAGGCTCCGGGGGACGGGTCAGGCGGAGGGGGTCCGGGTGCTCAGGGGGACGCTCGCGGCGCTGTGCGCGTCGGCGCTGCTGCTCGCGGGCTGCTCCGCGGGCGACGGGAGCGGCGCAGGTGGTACGGGCGCCGGCGCGGCGACCGCCGCCGCCTCGGCACGGACCCCCACGCCGGCCGAGAGCACTCCCTCGTGCCGCGGCCTGCGCACGCTGGCGGCCGCGCTGCGCGCCGGCTGCAGCTTCCTCGCGGCCGTCGGCGACGACCCTCGCGGCTGCCGCCACGACGTCATCGGGTACGTCCGCGTGCGCGGCCCCGGCTGCCCCGGGGCCTGGGACGCGGTCCGCGACCCGGCCGTCGGCACCGGTGCCGCCGCCTGGGACGAGGGCTACGCGGACGCCGCCGGCGTGCTCACGATCGTCAGCGCGCCGGAGCCCGCCGGGGGCACGGCGCAGCGCCTCGACGTGACCGTGGTCAACCTGAGCGGCCGGGCCGTCGCCACCGCGCCCGGAGGGCTGCGCGTCGACGCCGACGGCCGGCCCCTCGCGGTGCGGGTCGTGGGGCCGCTGCCGGGCGAGGTGGGCCACCGGGACATGGCGCTCGCGACGTACGAGGTCGCCGCTCCGGGCGGAGGGCCGCTGCGGGCGTCGCTCGGGATCGGCGGGTACGACCTGGTCTGGCAGGGCGCCCGCGGGTGAGCGCGGGCGGGCCGGGACGGCGGGCGGGGACGGCGGGCCGGGGCGGCGGACGAGTCGGCCTGTAAGCCGGGTTCTGTGCCCCCGCTCGCGCGGGGCGGCGGCCATCCATCTCGGACTGCCGTTGCCGACAGCCTCGTGCGGCCTACCCGGGGACTCGGGCGGGCAGCCCTCGGACGTCCCCTGTCTGGCCTTGCTCCGGGTGGGGTTTGCCGAGCCGACCGGGTCACCCCGGCCGCTGGTGGTCTCTTGCACCACCCTTTCACCCTTACCGGCGGCGCGAGCGCCCCCGGCGGTCTCCTCTCTGTGGCACTGTCCCGCGGGTCACCCCGGGTGGGCGTTGCCCACCACCCTGCCCTGTGGAGCCCGGACTTTCCTCGGCAGGACCCCGAAGGGCCCTGACGCGACCGCCCGGCCGGCTCGTCCGCCGCAGGGACGAGGGTACCGGGGCTCCCTCGACGAGCGCGGGCGGCGCTCGGCCCTAGGCTCGGCCGGATGCCACCGATCGCGCGCCACCGGTCCCCCGACGGGAGGTCCTGAGTGCACCGCGCCGCCGCGGCGGCCGGGGGCCTGGCCGCGCTCGTGGTGGGCCTCGACGGGACGCTCGACGTCCTCGGGCGGCTCGCACCGGTGCTGCTCTTCCTGCTCGGCGCCACGGTCCTCGCCGAGCTCGCGGACGAGGCGGGGCTCTTCGACGTCGCCGCCCGGGAGGCCGCGCACCTCGCGCGCGGCCGCACGCCGGCCCTGTTCGCCCTCGTGGTCCTCGCCGGCACGGCGAGCACCGTCCTGCTGAGCCTGGACAGCACCGCCGTGCTCCTGACGCCCGTGGTGCTCGCCCTCTGCGCGCAGCTCGGGCTCGACGCGCTGCCGTTCGCGATGGCCACGCTGTGGCTCTCGGCCACGCCGTCCCTGCTGCTGCCGGTCTCGAACCTCACGAACCTGCTCGCCACCGGCACCCCCGCCCTGGCGGACCTCGGCGTCGGCGGGTACGTCGCCCGCACCGCCCTGCCGACCGCGGTGGCCGTCGCCCTCACCGTGCTCGTGCTGGGCCTGCGCTACCGGCGCCGGCTGCGCGGGCGCTACCCCGTACCCCCGCGCCCCGCGCCCGGCGACCCCTGGCTGCTGGGCGCCGCCGCGCTCGCGGTGCTGTCCTTCGCCGCTCTCGTCGTCGCCGAGGTCGAGGTGGCCGTCGCCGCGCCCGCCTGCGCGCTCGCGCTCACGGCCGTGGTCGCCGTGCGGCGCCCCGCGGCCCTGCGCCGCCCGCTCGTACCGTGGCGGCTCGCGGTGCTCGTCGTCGGGCTGTTCCTCGTCGTGCAGGCGGGCCACGAGCACGGGCTCGACAGCGCGCTGTCCCGCTTGGCCGGCACCGGCGAGGCGTACCCCGACCTGCTCCGACTCGCCCTCGTGGCCGCGGCGGGGGCGAACCTCGTCGACAACCTGCCGGCGTACGCCGCGCTCGAGCCCGTCGCCGGCGGGTCGGTCGACCGCGTGCTGGCGCTGCTCGTCGGCGTCGACGTCGGCCCGCTCGTGCTGCTGTGGGGCAGCCTCGCGACGCTGCTGTGGCGCGAGCGCTGCGCCGCCCGCGGCCTCGTGGTGCCGTGGCGGCACGTGGCCGCCCTCGGGCTCGTCGGGGCGCCGCTGCTCGTCGCCGCGGCGACGACGGCGCTGCTCGTCCCCACGCCCTGGTGAGCGCCCGAGGCGCGCCGGACGAGGCGTACGGGTGCCTCACGAGGCCTGCACGCCTCGCGAGGCACCCGTACGGGTGCCTCGCGTGGTCGACAGGCGACCTCAGTCCAGGTCGGGCGGCAGGGACGGGTCGTCGTGGTGCGCGAAGACCCGGGCGAGCAGCTGCGGGGAGCAGCGCCCGGTCGACAGCGGGGGCAGGGCGTCGCGGGCGTACCAGCCGACGCCGTCGGTCTCGGTGCTGTGGGCGGGGGCGCCGCCGACGAGGCGGCAGGCGACGACCGCCTTGAGGGTGAACGCCGGCATGGGCGGGTGGCCCCAGCGCTCGCGCTCGTAGAAGCCGAGCAGGCGGTCGCGCTCCACGACGTAGCCGCTCTCCTCGCGCACCTCGCGCACCGCGCCCTCGGCGAGCGACTCCCCCACGTCGGCCCAGCCGCCGGGCAGGGTCCAGAGCCCGTCCTGCACCTCGCGCACGAGCAGCACCCGGCCCTCGGCGTCGTGCACGGCGGCGCGCACGTCGAGCTTCGGGGTGAGGTAGCCGGTCTCGGCCTCGAGGAGCAGGCGCACCCGCTCGGGGTCGGCGTCGGCGAGCTCGGCGAGCATCGCCGCGGCGAGCCCGCGCAGGCGGGCGTACCGCTCGAGGTCGTAGGGGTTGTCGCTGTAGGTCAGCCCGGCCTGCGCCATCGACTGCAGCTCGCGGACCCACCCGAGCCAGGGCGCGGGGGCGCTCACGCGAGGTGCGAGGTGTCGTTGAGCAGGCGCAGCGTCGCCAGGCCGTCGGTGTAGACGTCGACCCGCGACACCGACGCCGGCTCCAGCGCGAGCCGGAAGACCGTCGGCGCGGGCGCGTCGAGGGCCATCCGCACGAGCTGCAGCAGCGGCGTGAGGTGGGCGACGACGAGGACCGTACGGCCCGTGTGGCGCGCCACGAGCTCGTCGCGCGCCAGCGCGACCCGGGCCGACGCCTCGTCGAGCGACTCCCCGCCCGGCGGGCGCTCCGCCGGGGACGAGAGCCACGTCGTCAGCGCCTCGGGGGACCGCTCGCGCACCTCGCCGAAGGTCAGGCCCTCCCACTCGCCGAACGACTGCTCGCGCCAGCCCTCGTCGAGGCGCACCTGCAGGCCCAGCGCGTCGGCGACGGCCTGCGCGGTCTGGCGGGTGCGGCGCATCGGCGACGCGACGACCGCGTCGATCCCCCAGCGCGGCGCGGACAGCGCCTGCGCGGCCAGCGCCGCCTCGCGCTCGCCGTCCTCCGACAGGGCCGGGTCGGCGCCGCCCCACCCGGAGAACACGTGGCGGGCGGTGTCGCCGGTGCGCCCGTGCCGCAGCAGCACGAGGCGGGTCGGCGGCGCGAGCGCCTCGACCGCGGCGGCGGCGAGCGCGGGCCCCGGGGCCGGGGCGGGCTGCGCCTCGTCCACCGCGGCGCCCGGGAGCCCGGCCGCCGGCAGCGGCCGGCCCGAGGGCTGCCACGGCAGGCCCTTCGCCGCGAGGTCGAGCGCCTCGTTGGCCAGCCGGTCGGCCGCCTTGTTCCGCTCGCGCGGCACCCACGTGTACGACACCTGCTCCGGCGGCAGCACCCGGCGCGCCCGCAGCGCCAGCGGCTGCATGTCGGGGTGCTTGACCTTCCAGCGGCCCGACATCTGCTCCACGACGAGCTTGGAGTCCATCCGGACCTCGATGCGCGCGCCGGGGTCGAGGTCGCGCGCGGCCTCCAGGCCCGCGATGAGCCCGCGGTACTCCGCGACGTTGTTCGTCGCGCGCCCGATGTGCTCGGCCACCTCGGCGAGCACCTCGCCGTCCGCGTCGCGCACCAGGGCGCCGTACGCCGCCGGGCCCGGGTTGCCCCGCGACCCCCCGTCGGCCTCCACGACGAACCGGCGCGCCCCGCCGGCCGTCACAGCCCGGACTCGGGGGTGCGCACGAGGATGCGGTCGCACTCCTCGCAGCGCAGCACCTCGTCCTCCGGCGCGGCGGCGATGCGCCCGATGTCGACGGTGGTGAGCTCGAGCATGCAGCCCATGCAGCGGCGCTGGCGCAGCGGCGCCGCACCGGTGCCGCCCTGGTCCGCCCGCACCTTCTCGTAGAGCGCGACGAGCTTCGCGTCCACCTGGCCGGCCAGCGTCCCGCGCAGGTCGGCGGTCGTCGCCGCCTCGTCGTCGATCCCGGACCAGGCGGCGTCGCGGCGGGCCGCCACCTCGGCCCGCTCGGCCTCGGCGCGGTCCCGCTCGGCCACCAGCCCGGCGAGGCGCTCCTCGACCGACTCCAGCCGCTCCATCACCTCGAGCTCGACGTCCTCGAGGTCGGACTGGCGCCGGGCCAGCGACGCGATCTCGTGCTGCAGGTCGGACAGCTGCTTGGCCGAGGTCACCTGCCCGCTGTCGAGGCGCTGCTGGTCGCGGCGGGCCCGGTCGCGGACCTGGGCGACGTCGGTCTCGGCCTTGGCGCGCTCGCGCTCGACGTCCGAGCGCTCGGTCTCGGCGGCGACGACGAGGTCGCGCAGCTCGCGCAGGCGCGCCTCGACGCGCTCGAGCTCGGCGCTCTCCGGCAGGGTGCGGCGGCGGTGCGCCAGCTGGTCGAGCCGGGTGTCCATGCCCTGCAGGTCGAGCAGGCGCAGCTGGTCGGTCGGTGCAGCCTTCAGCGTCGGCTCCTGGTCTCGTGGGCCGGCGGGCCGGCCGGCGGTGCGTGCACGCTCCAGGGGTCGGTGGGGACCGTGGAGACGCGGGCCTCCACCGTAGCCCCGGCGGCGCGCAGGGCGTCCACGGTCCGGCGGGCCGCGTCGGCCAGCCACGGGTGCTCGCTCGCCCAGTGCCCCACGTCGAGCAGGGCCGGGCGCTCGGGCCCCAGCGCCTCGACGACCGGGTGGTGGCGCAGGTCCGCCGTGACGTACGCGTCCGCCCCGCTCGCCGCCGCCGCGCCGAGCAGGGAGTCCCCCGCCCCGCCGCAGACGGCCACCCGGCGGACCAGCCGGTCCGGGTCGCCGGCGGCCCGCACGCCCGCCGGGGCCGCGGGCAGCGCGGCGGCTGCGCGCCGGACGAAGGCAGCCAGCGGCTCGGGCTCGGGCAGGCGCCCGACCCGCCCCAGCCCGCGGCGCGAGTCCCCGGCGGCCAGCTCGAGCACGTCGAAGGCCGGCTCCTCGTACGGGTGCGCCCGGCGCAGGGCCGCGACGACGCCCGCGCGCCGGTGCCGGGGCAGGACCATCTCGACCCGGGTCTCCGGCACCACCTCGACCTCGCCGACCCGCCCGACGGCCGGACGTGCGCCGTCGAGCGGGCGGAAGGTGCCGGTGCCGGTGGTGGTCCAGGCGCAGCGGTCGTAGTCCCCGAGCGCCCCGGCCCCCGCGCCGGCGAGGGCGTCGACGAGCGCGGGCGCGTCGGCGTGCGGCACGAAGACCACGACCTTGTCGAGCGGGTCCGCCGGCAGCGGCTGCAGCGGGCGCAGGTCGACCAGGCCCAGCGCGGACGCCAGGGCGTCGGACACGCCGGGGTCGGCCACGTCGGCGTTGGTGTGCGCGGTGAGCAGGGCGCAGCCCGCGCGCACGAGCCGGTGCGCGCGCCGCCCCTTCGGCGTCGTCGCGGCGAACCCGTGCACGCCGCGCAGGAACAGCGGGTGGTGCGTGAGCAGCAGGTCGGCCCCCCACGCCAGCGCCTCGTCGACGACGACGTCCTCGGGGTCCACGGCGAGCAGCACCCGGCGCACCGGCTGCCCCGGGTCGCCGAGGTGCAGGCCGACGGCGTCCCACGCCTCGGCCCGGCGGGGGTCGTACAGGCCGTGGACGACGTCGACGACCTCGCCGAGCGCTGGGGTCCTCACGTGGGCCCGGACGGGTTCGAACCGCCGACTCCTCGGGTGTAAGCCGAGTGCTCTTCCGCTGAGCTACGGGCCCGCGGGCGGCAGGCTACCGGCCCCGGCGGGACCGGCGGCCGCGCTCAGAGCGCGGCGAGCGCCCGGCGGTAGTCCTCGGTGCTGCGCGGGTCGCCGGGGCCGTTGACGACCTTCCAGCGCACGACGCCCTCCCGGTCGAGCACGAACGTGCCCCGGGTGGCGAACCCGCGCGGCTCGAAGAACACGCCGTAGCGCTTCGCGACCTCGCCGTGCGGCCAGAAGTCGCTGAGCAGCGGGTAGTCGATGCCCTCGGCGCGCGCGAAGGCGCCGAGCGCCGGCGACGGGTCGCAGGAGACGCCGAGCGTGAGCACGTCCTCGCGCCCGAACGCCGGGCCCTCGTCGCGGATCGTGCACAGCTCGCCGGTGCACGTCGGCGTGAAGGCGTGCGGGAAGAAGACGAGCACGACGAGGTGCCCGCGCGCCTCGGACAGGCGCACCGGCGCGCCGTGCTGGTCGGGCAGCTCGAAGTCCGGGGCGGTCTCGCCCACGCCGGGGCCCGCCGCCCGCTCCGCCTGCGCTGCCTGGTCCACCTGCGTCACGGTGCGCTCCTCCTCGTCGAGCCCGGCGGCGCCGCGTCGGGCAGTATGCGCAGTGTGCCAACCCCAGCCGGTCCGCTCCTGCCGGTCCCCGGCGAGCGCGGCCTCGCGTCGTACGAGACCCCGGTCCTGGCCGGGCACGTCCTGGCGGCCTGGGACGGCTTCCTCGCCCTGGCCCGCGCGCTCGCCGACGACGGGGCCCTGGACCGGCCCAGCCGCCTGCCGGGCTGGAGCGCGCGCGACGTCTGCGTGCACCTGGGCTCCTGGCCCGACGCCCCGACGCTCGTGCGCCTGCTCGACGAGGCGCGCGCCGCGGCGGCGGACCCTGCCGTCGTGGAGCAGGGGGCGGCGTTCGACCAGGAGGCGCACAACGAGGCCCTGCTCGCCGCGCACCGGGGCGCGCCGGACGACGAGGTCCTCGCCGCGCTCGCGGCCGGGCGCGGGGCCACGGCCGGCCTGCTCGAGGACCCCGAGCTCGACGCCCTGGCGCTCGTCCCGACCCGCTCGCTGCTCGGGCCGCTGCCGCTGCTCGGGCACGTCGCGGCGGCGGCGTACGAGCTCGCGGTGCACGCCGGCGACCTGGCCCCCGCGGGCGCCCCGGAGCCCGCGCGCGACCTGCTGCACGCCGGGGTCGGCGCGCTCGTCGACGTCACCGGCGCGCTGTGCGCCCGGGCCGGCACCGCGCTGACCGCCGCCGTGCTGACCCCGACCGGGGGCTGGGCCTTCGGCGCGCGCGGCGCGGACTGGACGACGGTCGAGCTCGCGCGGGGCGCGCGGGCGGGCGACCTCGGCTGGCCGGCGATCGAGGCGGAGGCCGCCGTCGTGCTCGACGTGTCGGCGGGGCGGGTCGCCGCTCCCCCGCTGCTCGTGCGCCGCGAGCTGCGCACCCACGACGTCGCCGGGCTGCTCGAGCTCGCGGGGGTCGTGCAGGACGTGCCCGGCCTGCCCGGGGGCGCGGCGGTGCTGACCGCCACGCGCTACCTCTCCGGGGTCGGGCGGCTCGTACGGCGCCTGCCGGGCCTCGGCTGAGCGCAGCCGCCCGCCGGGTCCCGTCGACGGCCCCTCGACGGCCGCCGGCCCGCCGGCGGCCCTCAGCGCTGCTTGCGGGCGGCCTTCGGCGAGGCCAGGCGCGTGCCGGACCAGTCGGGGGCGGCGCTGACGCTGGAGGTCTGGTTGAGCCCCGCGGTCACGGCCGCGTCGCCGATGTCGCTCGGCTCGACGTGGCCCGGGCGCCCCGACTTCGGCGTGAGGAGCCAGACGACCCCGCCGTCGCCGAGGTCGGTGCGCGAGTCGACGAGGGCGTCCACGAGCTCGCCGTCGTCCTCCCGCCACCACAGCAGCACGACGTCCACGACGTCCTCGTAGTCGCCGTCGACGAGCTCGGTGCCCGTGACCTCCTCGATCGAGGCGCGCAGGTCGTCGTCGCAGTCCTCGTCCCAGCCGAGCTCCTGCACCACCTGCCCGGCCTTGAGCGCCAGCCGGCCGGCCAGCGCCGACGACCCGCCCGCGTCCTTCGCGGTGGTGCTCACGTGCTGCCCTCCCGGCTCGACGGTCGTGCGCGCATTCCACACGCCCTCTCGGGTGCCGCGCAAGCGGTCGCGGGCATCCGGCGGTAACGGTCCGGCGTCAGCCGCGCAGCAGGCTGAGGCGCACCTGCCGGCGCGGGTTGTCCCGGTTGGTGTCCACGAGGCACACCGACTGCCAGGTGCCGAGCGCCAGCCCGCCGCCGAGCACGGGCACCGTCGCGTGCGGCGGGACGAGCGCGGGCAGCACGTGGTCGCGCCCGTGCCCGGGCGAGCCGTGCCGGTGCCGCCAGCGGTCGTCGGCGGGCAGCAGGTCGGCCAGCGCGGCGAGCAGGTCCTCGTCGCTGCCGGCGCCGGTCTCGAGGACGGCGACGCCCGCCGTCGCGTGCGGGACCCACACGTGCAGCAGGCCGTCGCCGCCCTCCTCGCGCACGAAAGCCGCGCAGGCGGCGGTGATGTCGTGCACCGCCTCGGAGCGGCCGGTGGTCACGTCGATCAGCTCGGAGCGCACCGGCCCACCGTAGGCGCCGCCGGCCCGCGGCTCAGGCCCGCCCGGTCATCCGGGCGAACACCACGACGTTGTCGAGGTAGCGCGCGGCCCCCTCGTCGTACGCGCCGGCGCAGGTGATGAGGCGCAGCTCGGGCCCGGGGGTGTTGCCGTAGACCTGGGCCGAGGGGAACCCCTCCTTGCCGTACTGCGCGACCCGGGTCACGGCGAAGACGGCCGTCGAGCCGTCCTCGCGCTCGACCCGGACCTCCTGACCGCGGCGCAGGGTCGCGAGCCGGGCGAAGGCGCCCGGCTCGCCGTTCCACACCAGGTGCGCGGCGAGGACGCTGGGCCCGGCCTCCCCCGGGGTGGGGCTGCGGTCGTACCAGCCGACCGGGGCGGGCCCCTGCGGCACGTCCATCGCGCCGTCGCGCCCCAGGCCGAGGTCGACGAGGTCCCGGGTGTCGAGCCCCAGCGCCGGCACGACGACGCGCGCCGGGCGGCTGCGCGGCAGGGCGGCGACGGCCGGCGGGGCGGCGCCGCGTGCGCGGGCCGGGGCGGAGGGCGCTGCGGACGGGGCCGTCGCGGCGGTACCGGAGGGGGCCGCCGCCGGCGCGTCCGGCGCGGCCGGCGCGGCCGGCGCGGCAGGGGCCGCCGGCACCGCCGTCACGGGGTCTGCCGCGTCCCCGTCGTCGCCGGCGCCGGCCACCGCCGTCCCGACGAGCGCCGCGCCCGCGAGGGCCAGCGCGCCCGCCACCACCCCCAGGGGGCGGCGGCGGGAGCGCCGCGGGGTCGCGCTCAGGCCCGCTCACCCCGGCGGGCGCCGCGGCGGGAGAGGCCGAAGAGGACCCCGGCGGCGGCCAGCGCCGCGCCTCCCGCGACGAGCGGGGCGCTCGAGGCGCCGCCGTCGTGCGCCACCGCGCCGTGGCCGGTCTCCACGCCGCCCTCGGGCACGTGGGAGATCGTCGCGCCCTCGACCATGCCGCAGTCCGCGGGGGCCGTGGCCTCCTGCGGCAGGGCCGGGTCGAGCTCGGACGGGCCGGCCTCCGCGTCGTACTGGCCGTTGCCGTTGACGTCGATGCCGTGCTGGACGACGTGCAGGTTGCGGATCGCCTCGAGCGTGCCCTCGGGCAGCTCGGCGGCCGGGATCGTGCGGTCGTAGGAGACCCGCCCCTCGGCGTCGGCGACCGGGAAGCGGTCGACGGCGAGGCCGGAGTCCTTGGACGTGTCGCCCTCGGTGGTGAGCGAGATGAAGATGTCGCCGTAGTCCGGCAGGCCCTCCGCCGTGCTGACGATGCCGTCGCCGTCGGCGTCCGCCTCGGGCGTCGGGCACATGAAGTCCCGGCTCATGTCCGCGCCGCCGTGCACGTGCTGCGCGTGCGGCGCCCCGGGGACGAGGCCCTCGGCGTCGATGCGCACGCGCAGCGACCCGTCGTCCCCGGCGGTGAGCAGCGCGGTCCCGCTGGCCCCGCTGTCGTTCTGCGGGCTCAGCGTGATGCTGTACGTCTCCGCGGCGGCCGCCGGGCCGGCGCCCAGCAGGGCGGCACCGAGGGCGGCGGGGGCGAGCGCGGTCGCCAGGGCGGCGCGGGTGGTGGTGCGCACGAGGGGGCTCCTTGCGTCGGGGGTGCTGTCCCCCTCC
It encodes the following:
- a CDS encoding Nif3-like dinuclear metal center hexameric protein gives rise to the protein MRTPALGEVVDVVHGLYDPRRAEAWDAVGLHLGDPGQPVRRVLLAVDPEDVVVDEALAWGADLLLTHHPLFLRGVHGFAATTPKGRRAHRLVRAGCALLTAHTNADVADPGVSDALASALGLVDLRPLQPLPADPLDKVVVFVPHADAPALVDALAGAGAGALGDYDRCAWTTTGTGTFRPLDGARPAVGRVGEVEVVPETRVEMVLPRHRRAGVVAALRRAHPYEEPAFDVLELAAGDSRRGLGRVGRLPEPEPLAAFVRRAAAALPAAPAGVRAAGDPDRLVRRVAVCGGAGDSLLGAAAASGADAYVTADLRHHPVVEALGPERPALLDVGHWASEHPWLADAARRTVDALRAAGATVEARVSTVPTDPWSVHAPPAGPPAHETRSRR
- a CDS encoding class F sortase; translation: MAGALALAGAALVGTAVAGAGDDGDAADPVTAVPAAPAAPAAPAAPDAPAAAPSGTAATAPSAAPSAPARARGAAPPAVAALPRSRPARVVVPALGLDTRDLVDLGLGRDGAMDVPQGPAPVGWYDRSPTPGEAGPSVLAAHLVWNGEPGAFARLATLRRGQEVRVEREDGSTAVFAVTRVAQYGKEGFPSAQVYGNTPGPELRLITCAGAYDEGAARYLDNVVVFARMTGRA
- a CDS encoding SLC13 family permease, whose translation is MHRAAAAAGGLAALVVGLDGTLDVLGRLAPVLLFLLGATVLAELADEAGLFDVAAREAAHLARGRTPALFALVVLAGTASTVLLSLDSTAVLLTPVVLALCAQLGLDALPFAMATLWLSATPSLLLPVSNLTNLLATGTPALADLGVGGYVARTALPTAVAVALTVLVLGLRYRRRLRGRYPVPPRPAPGDPWLLGAAALAVLSFAALVVAEVEVAVAAPACALALTAVVAVRRPAALRRPLVPWRLAVLVVGLFLVVQAGHEHGLDSALSRLAGTGEAYPDLLRLALVAAAGANLVDNLPAYAALEPVAGGSVDRVLALLVGVDVGPLVLLWGSLATLLWRERCAARGLVVPWRHVAALGLVGAPLLVAAATTALLVPTPW
- a CDS encoding peroxiredoxin — its product is MTQVDQAAQAERAAGPGVGETAPDFELPDQHGAPVRLSEARGHLVVLVFFPHAFTPTCTGELCTIRDEGPAFGREDVLTLGVSCDPSPALGAFARAEGIDYPLLSDFWPHGEVAKRYGVFFEPRGFATRGTFVLDREGVVRWKVVNGPGDPRSTEDYRRALAAL
- a CDS encoding low molecular weight phosphatase family protein, producing the protein MERRPTVLFVCARNAGKSPMAEGLMRRAAGAAVDVSSAGTAPGTSLNALSVQALAEVGVDLAGGVPRPVTPELVEAADVVVVLGREARVEPVPGTRVETWVTDEPSERGIEGMERMRLVRDDIDRRVRALARELGALG
- a CDS encoding zinc ribbon domain-containing protein, whose amino-acid sequence is MKAAPTDQLRLLDLQGMDTRLDQLAHRRRTLPESAELERVEARLRELRDLVVAAETERSDVERERAKAETDVAQVRDRARRDQQRLDSGQVTSAKQLSDLQHEIASLARRQSDLEDVELEVMERLESVEERLAGLVAERDRAEAERAEVAARRDAAWSGIDDEAATTADLRGTLAGQVDAKLVALYEKVRADQGGTGAAPLRQRRCMGCMLELTTVDIGRIAAAPEDEVLRCEECDRILVRTPESGL
- a CDS encoding bifunctional RNase H/acid phosphatase, producing MTAGGARRFVVEADGGSRGNPGPAAYGALVRDADGEVLAEVAEHIGRATNNVAEYRGLIAGLEAARDLDPGARIEVRMDSKLVVEQMSGRWKVKHPDMQPLALRARRVLPPEQVSYTWVPRERNKAADRLANEALDLAAKGLPWQPSGRPLPAAGLPGAAVDEAQPAPAPGPALAAAAVEALAPPTRLVLLRHGRTGDTARHVFSGWGGADPALSEDGEREAALAAQALSAPRWGIDAVVASPMRRTRQTAQAVADALGLQVRLDEGWREQSFGEWEGLTFGEVRERSPEALTTWLSSPAERPPGGESLDEASARVALARDELVARHTGRTVLVVAHLTPLLQLVRMALDAPAPTVFRLALEPASVSRVDVYTDGLATLRLLNDTSHLA
- a CDS encoding NUDIX hydrolase, producing the protein MSAPAPWLGWVRELQSMAQAGLTYSDNPYDLERYARLRGLAAAMLAELADADPERVRLLLEAETGYLTPKLDVRAAVHDAEGRVLLVREVQDGLWTLPGGWADVGESLAEGAVREVREESGYVVERDRLLGFYERERWGHPPMPAFTLKAVVACRLVGGAPAHSTETDGVGWYARDALPPLSTGRCSPQLLARVFAHHDDPSLPPDLD
- a CDS encoding DUF3052 domain-containing protein, translated to MSTTAKDAGGSSALAGRLALKAGQVVQELGWDEDCDDDLRASIEEVTGTELVDGDYEDVVDVVLLWWREDDGELVDALVDSRTDLGDGGVVWLLTPKSGRPGHVEPSDIGDAAVTAGLNQTSSVSAAPDWSGTRLASPKAARKQR
- a CDS encoding YjbQ family protein, whose translation is MRSELIDVTTGRSEAVHDITAACAAFVREEGGDGLLHVWVPHATAGVAVLETGAGSDEDLLAALADLLPADDRWRHRHGSPGHGRDHVLPALVPPHATVPVLGGGLALGTWQSVCLVDTNRDNPRRQVRLSLLRG
- a CDS encoding maleylpyruvate isomerase N-terminal domain-containing protein, whose product is MPTPAGPLLPVPGERGLASYETPVLAGHVLAAWDGFLALARALADDGALDRPSRLPGWSARDVCVHLGSWPDAPTLVRLLDEARAAAADPAVVEQGAAFDQEAHNEALLAAHRGAPDDEVLAALAAGRGATAGLLEDPELDALALVPTRSLLGPLPLLGHVAAAAYELAVHAGDLAPAGAPEPARDLLHAGVGALVDVTGALCARAGTALTAAVLTPTGGWAFGARGADWTTVELARGARAGDLGWPAIEAEAAVVLDVSAGRVAAPPLLVRRELRTHDVAGLLELAGVVQDVPGLPGGAAVLTATRYLSGVGRLVRRLPGLG